The segment aaataaattaaaaataaaaataatttttaattctttaatttagTCCAGGCTTGGCCTCGTTGGAGTATCAATAGACCTTCGGTGGGCCTTGGTCGTcgattatttgataaattattatttcatgtgattttcgcaatttaattaacattcgATGCCGATTTCAActctatattatttatgacagCAGGTGAATGGATAGATCATCGTGTAGGTGAAAATATTGCGGTGCTAAGTGGCACTCCAAAATaaggttgaattaatttagGATTAATTGTAGTTTATCAATTACTTATGAAGCAGAGGATCGAGCTCCATGAGCTCTCTCCCAAGACTGACTATttagttattataaaaatataatgaagtcAACAGAGTTGACAAAATGTTGACGCTGCATCTCAGGTTCTCtgtgagagaatcgtcgtggaCCGGGTCTCaggcatcgtcatctgttttgaCTACCCGCGGGCCACAGCGACTATCTTATCGTAACCGATTTCCGATacattgcaaaaaattaatttattaaaaattatcaatttaatttaatcaataaaatattacgggaatgtaacaatattttaccgctataaatgcaaaaattttaaaggatTATATTACCGCGAAAAATGCAAAGATTTTacaaacaaatttatattttactttagcACGAAAAACGTGAAGaattaaagaatatttaccgcGAGAAAAGTGTTCGCGagctgtttaaaaaaattgttaattaacttttcGTGCAGTGtcgtttataattttcttttcgttGCCGGAAATACCATCGAGGATTAAGCCGATTCGCCGGCTGCACATTCCTGAGCCGTGCATCATCGATAATCTTCGGTAGCACAATACCGAATTAAAGACATTTTCAGTAGGTGATGTCAGACTCGAAAACCGACGGCGacgagaaaataaaatccgagTCAACTGACGAAGACACATTTAAATCTAATTTATCGGGATCATCGTCGTTTACGtcagttaaattaaatatggcCGTGAACATCAAAGCACCCCAGTTCAGCACTGAGAATCCGAAACTGTGGTTTGCGCAGGTTGAGGCGCAGTTTGCAACATTTCAGGTAGCAACAGAGCGCGCCAAATTTGACCTGGTGATACCGCTGCTTGAAACTCGCATTGCTGCTGAAGTACAAGACACCATCGTCAATCCTCCAGCAAACACGCCCTAcagcaatttaaaagccgATCTGATAAAATGCGTCACGAAATCCGAAGAAGCACGGATTACTCAGCTCCTCGACAGAGAGAGACTTGGCGATCGGACACCTTCGCAACATTTACGTCATCTGCGTACACTGGTACCCGGCATCGATGACGCCATCATCAAAGCATGTTGGTTTTCGCATATGCCAAATGAGATTCAAGTTTGTCTTGAAGCTATCAGCGATTCAACGCTTGACAAGCTTGCCGAGTCAGCTGACCGTATGGTCGAGCGGATATCGCTCAAACCTCAAGTTGCCGCTGCTACAGCAAATCCACCATCAACCGCCGAGCACGGCGACATTGCTGCACTGCGCAGAGAAATTGCGAAACTCacgaatcaagaaaaaaaacttgacaGTTAAACGTGGTAGATCCAGAAGTCGATCACGATCACGATCACGTGTGTCGAAGAAATTTGATCTTTGCTGGTACCATTACAAGCACGGTAAAAATGCCCGATCGTGCATTCCCGGCTGCAAATGGCAGGGAAGCTCAAACGAGAATCAGTAGAGGCGGCTAATGATTCTCAATCGATTTCTCGCCGCCTGTTTATCCGAGACCGAACTACAGGAACGGAATATCTTGTCGATTCCGGCTCCGATTTATCTATCTTTCCACGTGGCTGGCTGAAATCAACTAGTACACCCATAGGTTATCAATTGTATGCCGCAAACGGCTCGATAATTCAAACCTGTGGTTTAAAATCGATTACATTGAACCTTGGACTTCGCCGTGACTTCTCATGGAATTTTATCATTGCTGACGTCACTAAACCGATTATAGGTGCAGACTTCCTGAGTCATTATGACTTACTAGTCGACCTAAAGCGAAAATGCCTTCGTAATGGTATCACTGGTTTATTGACACCCGGAAATTCTCACACGACATCGGCAGAAACTAATATTAAAGCAGTCAATGGTAATTTTGCGTATATGgaattattaagagaatttaCCGATATTACAAGACCTGATGCTACTCAGCGTCAAACTAGAAAACATTCAACGGTGCATCATATCCGAACGTCACCTGGACCGCCAGTTTCGTGCAAAGCAAGACGCCTGGCTCCAGATAAGTTGAAAATCGCACAATCAGAGTTCCGAAAAATGATCGAGGAAGGTATTTGCAGACCATCCAACAGCGCCTGGGCTTCACCACTTCATTTAGCGCAGAAGAAGTCCGGAGAATGGAGGCCGTGCGGTGATTACCGATCGCTTAACGATCGAACACTCATCGATAAATATTCGTTACGATATCTCGACGACTTTGCCGCATTTTTACAtggtaaaaacattttttcagtAGTCGATTTTGCAAAGGCTTTTTGGTAAATAGCTGTTGCACCGGAGGACGTGCCGAAAAAGGCGATAATTACACCGTTCGGATTATTCGAGTTCCGGTTTATGACGTTTGGGCTTAAAAACGCGGCTCAAACGTTTCAACGATTTATTGACGAAGTCACTCGCGACCTTGAATTCGTCTTTCCATACATTGACGATATTTTAATCGCATCTACCGACGAAAAACAACACATGGAgcatctgaaaattttattcgagcGTCTCCGTGAATATGGACTAGTAATTAATGTACCAAAATGTCAATTTGGTCTACCGGAAGTAAAATTTCTCGGCCATCTCATCACTAAAGATGGAATCAAGCCGTTACCGGAAAAAGTAGAGGCTATTGTGAATTTCGAGCCTCCTATCACCGTAAAAAGTCTTCGTCGATTCCTCGGCACAGTGAATTTCTACAGAAAGTTCATCAAGAACGCTGCAGAAATTCTAGCaccgttaaataaaattttggaaggACCCAAAGTCAAAGGCTCTCATCCAGTCAACTGGACATCTGAACTTCAAGAGTCTTTTAAGTCAGCTAAACGCGCTCTCGCGGATGCTACTCTGTCGGTACACCCTAAAATCGATGCTGACTGAGCAATTTTCACCGACGCATCCGAAATCGGTATTGGAGCCGTTTTACAACAAAAAGTGAATAACAACTGGCAACCACTGGCATTTTTCAGTTGAAAAGTGTCTCCGtcgattcaaaaattgtcgACATACGACCGCGAGTTGAACGCCATCTACGAGGCTGTAAAATACTTTCGGCATATTTTCGAAGGCCGGCATGTTACAATCTACACCGATCACATGCCGCTTCAGCACGCTTACAAACAGCGCACCGAAAGAGCATCGCCTTGGCAATTTCGCCGACTCGATTTTATCGGTCAATTTACCATCGATATTCGACATGTGTCGGGTGCCGACAATATTGTCGCTGACACATTGTCACGCGTCGAAGCAGTATCTACTGCTATAACATCGCAAGAACTTGCCGACGCTCAACAAACCGACAATGAACTTCAGCAGTTGTTACGTCAAACAActgctttaaatttaaagacgATACAACTCGATAACGGACCTGCACTGTATTGTGAACTGCGTCAGGTACAGTGCGTCCATATGTTCCAGAGCCGCTGAGAAAGAAGGTGTTTAATTCAGTGCACTCGCTAGCTCATTCCGGAATCAAAGGATCATTAAAAATGATCTCCAAACGATACGTCTGGCCATCGATTAACAAAGATTGCCGTGAATGGGCGAAATCTTGCATCGAATGTCAGAAGAATAAAATTCAGAGACACGTGTCATCACTGATCGACAGTTTTGAACCTCCAACTGAACGATTCGAGCACATACACATCGACTTAGTGTCATTAAAAACATCAAGAGGCTTTAACCAGTGCTTAACGATCATCGACCGATTCACGAGGTTTCCTGAGGCTGCTCCGTTATCCAATGGAACCGCAGAGACGATATCACATGCACTATCGCTGCACTGGATTTCACGCCACGGAGTACCGAAACGCATAACTTCGGACCAAGGTCCGCAATTCGAATCGTCGTTATTCCAATCGTTGATGAAGATGTACGGAATAAAACACTTACATACCACGCCGTATCACCCGCAAGCCAACGGTCTCGTCGAACGTTTACATCGTCAGCTGAAATCAGCACTTTTGTGTCACCAAGAGTCATGGTATGACGCATTACCAGCCGTTTTGCTCGGCTTACGCGCTGCCTGGAAAGACGACATACAGACGACACCGGCTGAATTAGTGTACGGTGAGCCAATACGTTTAGCTGGTGAGTTACTCACTCCCAGTAACAAAACTTCACCTCATGATATCATTAACACATTAAAAcgtcattttaattcattggCACCGGCCGAAATGTCGCGTCACGGCAAGCATTCTGTTTTCTGTTTCAGGAACCTTAGTACTCGCAGCCACGTACTGGTACGGAATGACCAGGTTGGACCATCTTTCTCGCCACCGTACGAGGGTCCATATCGTGTAATAACCCGACACGATAAATACTTCATCGTTGATTTTCGTGGACGACAAATCGCCATTTCTGTCGACAGATTAAAGCCGCCCTACGAGTCGAAATTCAGTCGATACGACGACGATAATAACAAACTCCCAGCCGAATAATACAGCAACCGAGACCGTAAAACGCCGAGTCcggtttaatatttaaaaatttacgcgatttaataatttttttttacataaaagtttttttttacaaagtaataattcactactttataatattcatccatttaaatatttatttattcatatcaattgtaaatattccattactttaattatcgtgtattaaataaaaaaaaaaaaaaaaaaaaaaaacaaagggagttctgtagcgttgctactaggtgacgcgatcgataaaattcgacagtttccgtcgaacatcgatttattcatttatccaTCTCTACCACATTGGTGGGGACAATTAGTAATAGACCGTGGGATTGTACACACGCATCCAggtttcttactttactgtaTACTTACAATCACTGTGTTATTtacgttaatttaaataaaacatttgtttaaattaattagttggttttgataatttgtattatcacctcaaccactaaatatatatatattgtgacgttaCATTGCCGAGGAGATGGGATTTAAGGTTGGAATACGTGGGAGTCTGTGTGTTAGAGAGAGATAATGTGAGTATGTGTGTCGAGTTGAGGGTAGTGAATAGTGAGCTGAGTATATGGAGTATAAATGTGTATGATCAGTTATGTGTGTGATAGAGTACGTGTATGATATGGGGTATGTTTCTTGAGTGTCTGTGTGGTAGAGCGTGGATTTAACGGGGGAGGTCCAGCTGTGTCGCGGATAGTGGCCAAGGTAACGTGCCCCCCGACCAGTGATGACGACTAGGCCTAGGCTTAGCCCTCGGGGTTGACGTGGTGATTGCGGAGGTGCGACTGAGATGTCGCCGCCCCTTCGTGGTGGTACCCGAAGTTAGCTGGGGTACGTGTACGGTTATTGGGGGGATGGCAGGCCTCGTTTGCGATGCTCGAGAAAGCCAACAATTCGCTAACTTCGGATATCACGGGGAGTGACATTACGGGAAGGCCCGTGAGTCCACGGCTTGTATGTTTGTGAAGGTAAGAATGGATGGAGAAGCGAGAATGTAGGATTGAAAGAGATGGAGTAGAGTAAGCGAGTTAGAGTGGGAGATTCTCGTGAAACAGTTGTGCGAGTACCGTTGAGGAGAAAAGTTGAGACCTGGCGTCGCTCGTGTACGACTCGACCCAGTAGTCGAGTTGGGAGTTTTAGAGTAAGCAGTAGTGAGTCGGAGAGTCGCCATGGTGGACCTCGACCGCCACCGTGGACTGCTGTCGTTTGGAGCTTGTGACTCTGTGTATGGTGCTCTTGGAGCCGTCTGtcgcattaattaattatcgtgaattattgcattatttatttatattttattttagtttatcttttttttagtAGTGTATTAAGTTTGTGATTCGTCGTCGTCGAGAGGTTCCCGATGTCTTGCCCAGGTATTTATTTGCGTGATGGACCGAGAGTATTGGACCGCGGGTCTTTTGGGCCCTCCGCGTCGCTCTTGCGTCATCTTtatggtattttatttaattttgtttcgcTATTTTATGTCTTTTATAGTAGTTAATTACTCGGCTTCTTTCGCATGAAAAGAACCGCGACCCTCTCTCCACAACCTAGCATACTGAGCGCACCAGGACATGCCGCTACCACCGGTCATGTCTCTCATCTCCAAAGGGTATAGTTTtttaaggttttaatttacgtgtacgtttagaccggttgccgataccggggaaataaaagtcggctagcgcccgtcaggatctggaggagatgagaggggtgattggtgggcgaagtgtaacgtagcccgattttgagtaatttgagttttgagttttggagtaaatttatcgagtaaaaagttttgagtaattattgggtttaattgagttttaagaaatattacgttacaatatatatatatatatatatatatatatatatatatatatatatatatatatatatatatatatatatatatatatatatatatatgtatatatatatatatatattagggtggcccaaaaaaaccgactattttttttttcgagtctctaatgaaaatttgttggtttaagatgttttaagacgcttctccaaaaatcagctcgataaaaaatttttaagaggtcgctcacgaattttgaaaatatcaaaaatgatcgaaatccGGATTTCTTGTTCTAAATtccttctttctcgtggcagctatagtttatatttatgaaatcatgactaccctgaaaatttcagctcaaaattaaaatatttaagcatcgctcaagaattttgaatgtgtccgagtactgtctcttggacgttttcgagcgacctttgaatattaataataaaccttctcaatttttttaccatcattttgtatcataatgaatagaaatacaacccgagaaatagaaataataagttatttacatacttttttattttttaattcaatttttaggtttttttgctttttcaaaacttacccaattttattgtttaagaccgTCCTGTATACtttcggttatgcaaaagttatatttaagtgaaatgacggtaattgagttataaaaaaatacaaaaactaattcaaagtaatagttacatattatcagttaatattcaaaattattgagcgccgtttaaatatttaaatattgggctgaaaatttcagcatagccataattttacagatataaaatattgctgccacgaggaagaaaaatttctgaaacaaaaaatccgaattccaatcatttttgatattttcaaaattcgtgagcgacctcttgaaaatttttttcgagctgatttttggagtggcctcttaaaacatcttaaactaacaaattttcataagagactcgaaaaaaaaatcgtcagtttttttgggccacccttatatatatatatatatatatatatatatatatatatatatatatatatatatatatatatatatatatatatatatatatatatgtatatatatatattagggtgagccaaaaaaccaacctatcgaatttatgtcttaaaaggacctatatatcgagaaaaaaatcatcccattgggcaaaatttttagctcaattttaaaaggtgtcggtagccatttggaattttccatttaaataacatgcaaaaaaattatttttgatgcaaaatattataacttttgaaccgtgtgagataaaaattcggctctagaatattcttgtatggcattaaatctctttaaaaaaagtcctgggagtcaAATTTGtgaacttgatatttcgtatactaacggctatcaaagtctagagtaaacagaatcatacaaatttaaggctttattatgaattttcaatactacgaaaaaatttgttctacatgtagtgcaataaaatcaccaacaatatccacgttgtaacaaatgatattttgttatcgatcacaataaaagaaaagtatttggtaaatccaaataaagccttaaatttgtatgattttgtttactctagactttgatagcctattagtatacgaaatatcgagtttacaaattcgactcccaggactttcttttaagaaattgaatgccctacaagaatattctagagccgaatttttatctcacacggttcaaaagttataatattttcaatcaaaaaaaatttttttgcatgtcatttaaatgggaaatttcaaatggctaccgacacctaTTAAAATTGAGCTGAAAATTTTGCCCagtgggagaatttttttctcaatatatAAGTCCCTTTTAAGACGTGAATTcaataggttggtttttttggctcaccctcatatatatatatatatatatatatatatatatatatatatatatatatatatatatatatatatatatatattgtgacgttaCATTGCCGAGGAGATGGGGTTTGAGGTTGGAGTACGTGGGAGTCTGTGTGCTAGAGAGAGATAACGTGAGTATGTGTGTTGAGTTGAGTGTAGTAGAGAATGAGTTGAGAATATGGAGTATAAGTGTGTATGATCAGTTAAGTTTGTGATAGAGTACGTGTATGATATGGGGTATGTTACTGGAGTGTCTGTGTGATGGAGCGTGGATTTAACGGGGAAGGTCTAGCTGTGTCGCGGATAGTGGCCAAGATAACGTGCCTCCCGACCAGTGATGACGACTAGGCCCAGGCTTAGCCCTCGGGGCTGACGTGGTGATCACGGAGGTGCGACTAAGATGTCGCCGCCCCTTCGTGGTGGTACCCGAAGTTAGCTGGGGTACGTGTTCGGTTGTTTGGGGGACGGCAGGCCTTGTTTGCAATGCTCGAGGAAGCCAACAATTCGCTAACTTCGGATATCGCGGGGGGTGACATCACGGGAAGGCCCATGATTCCACGGCTTGTATGCTTGTGAAGAAAAGAATGGATGGAGAAGTGAGAATGTGGGATTAAAAGAGATGGAGTGGAGTAAGCGAGTTAGAGTGGGAGATTATCGTGTAACAGTTGTGTGACTACCGTTGTGCAAGTAAGTTGACTTGAGACTTGGCGTCGCTCGTGTACGAGCCGACCCAGTAGTCGTGTTTGGAGTTTTAGAGTAAGCGGTGGTGAGTCGGAGAGTCGCCATGGTGGACCTCGACCGCAACCGTGGACTGCTGTCGTTTTGGAGCTTGTGGCTCTGTGTATGGTGCTCTTGAAGCCGTTCTGTCGTAGTAATTAATTGTCGTAAATTACcgcaatattttatatttagtttCATATTTTACCTAGTAGTTTAATAAGTTTGTGATTCGTCGTCATCGAGAGGTTCCCGATGGTGTATCCAGGTATTTATTCGCGTGATGTACCGAGAGTACTAGACCGCGGGTCTTTTGGACCCTCCGCGTCACTCTCGCGTTATCTTTATTGTATTTTCTTTAGTTTTGGTTTGCTATTTTATGtcttttctattatttaaataatcggcTTCTTTCGCATTGAAAGAATCGCGACCCTCTCTCCACCACCTAGCATACTGAGCGCACCAGGACACGCCACTACCACCGGTCATGTCTCTCATCTCCAAAGGGTTAAGTCTtaggttttaatttacgtgtacgtTTAGACCGGTTGCCGATACCGGGGAAATAAAAGTCGGCTGGCGCCCGTCAGGATCTGGAAGAGATGAGTGGGGTGATTGGTGGGCGAAGTGTAACGTAGCccgattttgagtaatttgagttttgagttttggagtaaatttgtTGAGTAAAAAGTTTTGAGTAAATATTGGGTTTAATTCAgttttaagaaatattactttacaatatatatatatatacatatataaattttttaacggatggtatttttgaaGCCTGCTCAACTAGTTATGATAGGtcgtgacaaaattccttgaaaaatcgaccatgaggacaaatacaatagttggattttagaaaaatctacctaaaatataatataaaacattTGTACTCTTAAACACTTTGtacaacaataaatattataaatatcataaaaaattagagtTATTATCTCAGTTTTGTATGTATTCATCAATGTCCTCTAATCTACATTCAGGTACCTTTCTGGTAGtagataaaaacaaaaaataaaaatatatattactaatAGTAATCGAAAACtgaaaattacaaatactGACAATAACAGTCTTTGAACtatcgttaaaataaatttcatagttAAATCAAAGAAAGCATTTCTTCACTAGTTTAACATGTTTGTCAAAATCaggaatttgaatttatgtgAGAGAAAATCtcgcaaaaaataaaaat is part of the Microplitis mediator isolate UGA2020A chromosome 11, iyMicMedi2.1, whole genome shotgun sequence genome and harbors:
- the LOC130676958 gene encoding uncharacterized protein LOC130676958, which produces MSDSKTDGDEKIKSESTDEDTFKSNLSGSSSFTSVKLNMAVNIKAPQFSTENPKLWFAQVEAQFATFQVATERAKFDLVIPLLETRIAAEVQDTIVNPPANTPYSNLKADLIKCVTKSEEARITQLLDRERLGDRTPSQHLRHLRTLVPGIDDAIIKACWFSHMPNEIQVCLEAISDSTLDKLAESADRMVERISLKPQVAAATANPPSTAEHGDIAALRREIAKLTNQEKKLDS